One Arcobacter sp. F155 DNA window includes the following coding sequences:
- a CDS encoding glycosyltransferase family 4 protein, giving the protein MRITLFHQYFLGKNDPGGSRWNEFTSFFSKKAGFKTNVIAGNIHYATGKKILSNTWSNTEKIENNITLYRTWTYSGYNSNFVGRVIGYLSYTFSSLIKALFLKKPDVYIVTSPSIFVGISAIIVSKLKRVPFIFEVRDLWPESAVATGVLNNKILLKILYWLEHRLYKYSKKIVVLTPAFKENIEKRYPEFIDKIEIITNGADFSIMGEEHKGSELRKKFGWGDKKVFTYLGAHGVANDLIQVVEAAKAFKEYDNIHFVLIGDGMQKKLLKQKASEYNLKNIEFIDSVPKHEVVDYINSSDLCMAILKKTDTFKTVYPNKVFDYMSCRKPVFVTIDGITRDLINEAKCGLYAEPENLEEFKKVVDKFLSMSDTELKDFGENGYKYVKEKFDREKLAERYIELIKEVSNA; this is encoded by the coding sequence ATGCGAATAACACTTTTTCATCAATATTTTTTAGGGAAGAATGACCCAGGTGGTTCAAGATGGAATGAATTTACATCTTTTTTTAGTAAAAAGGCAGGGTTTAAAACAAATGTTATAGCTGGGAATATTCACTATGCCACAGGAAAAAAGATACTTTCAAATACTTGGTCAAATACTGAAAAAATAGAGAATAATATTACTTTATATCGTACTTGGACTTATTCTGGGTACAATAGTAACTTTGTAGGTCGAGTGATAGGGTATCTTTCATATACCTTCTCTTCACTTATAAAAGCACTGTTTCTAAAAAAACCTGATGTGTATATTGTAACTTCACCTTCTATTTTTGTAGGGATTAGTGCAATAATAGTTTCGAAACTAAAAAGAGTACCCTTTATCTTTGAAGTAAGAGACTTGTGGCCAGAATCAGCTGTAGCAACTGGTGTATTAAATAATAAGATTTTATTAAAAATTTTATATTGGTTAGAGCATAGACTTTATAAATATAGTAAAAAAATAGTTGTACTCACACCTGCTTTTAAAGAAAATATAGAAAAAAGATATCCAGAGTTTATAGATAAAATAGAGATTATTACAAATGGTGCTGATTTTTCTATAATGGGGGAAGAGCATAAAGGAAGTGAATTAAGAAAAAAATTTGGTTGGGGTGACAAAAAAGTATTTACTTATCTTGGAGCCCATGGTGTAGCAAATGACCTTATACAAGTAGTAGAAGCTGCAAAGGCTTTTAAAGAATATGATAATATTCACTTTGTACTTATTGGTGATGGTATGCAAAAAAAGCTTTTAAAACAAAAAGCTAGTGAGTATAATCTTAAAAACATAGAGTTTATAGACTCAGTACCTAAGCATGAAGTAGTGGACTATATAAATTCAAGTGATTTATGTATGGCAATACTCAAGAAGACTGATACTTTTAAGACAGTATACCCCAATAAGGTATTTGACTATATGAGCTGTAGAAAGCCAGTATTTGTAACTATAGATGGTATAACAAGAGATTTAATAAATGAAGCAAAGTGTGGGCTCTATGCAGAACCTGAAAACTTAGAAGAGTTTAAAAAAGTAGTTGATAAGTTTTTAAGTATGAGTGATACAGAACTAAAAGATTTTGGAGAAAATGGTTACAAGTATGTAAAAGAAAAGTTTGATAGAGAGAAATTAGCTGAACGCTATATTGAATTAATTAAAGAGGTTTCAAATGCTTAA
- the pglC gene encoding undecaprenyl phosphate N,N'-diacetylbacillosamine 1-phosphate transferase, whose amino-acid sequence MLKSIFDKLLALFLIILFSPIYIVVSILILLKMGRPILFRQKRPGYKEKIFGIYKFRTMTNDKDEDGNLLPDEKRLVGIGKFIRSTSLDELPQLFNVIKGEMSFVGPRPLLIEYLDLYNETQKRRHDVKPGITGWAQVNGRNAISWEQKFDYDVWYVENQSFALDMKILWMTFLKVVKRSDISSSSSVTMEKFTGSK is encoded by the coding sequence ATGCTTAAATCAATATTTGATAAACTTTTAGCACTTTTTTTAATAATACTATTTTCTCCTATTTATATAGTAGTTAGCATATTAATTTTATTAAAAATGGGTAGACCAATTTTATTTAGACAAAAGAGACCAGGCTATAAAGAAAAGATATTTGGTATATATAAGTTCAGAACTATGACAAATGATAAAGATGAAGATGGAAATCTTCTTCCCGATGAAAAAAGACTTGTAGGTATAGGAAAGTTTATAAGAAGTACAAGCTTGGATGAACTTCCACAACTTTTCAATGTGATAAAAGGAGAGATGAGCTTCGTGGGTCCTAGACCACTTCTTATAGAATATCTTGATCTATACAATGAAACTCAAAAAAGAAGACATGATGTAAAGCCAGGTATTACAGGATGGGCTCAAGTAAATGGACGAAATGCTATATCTTGGGAGCAAAAGTTTGACTATGATGTATGGTATGTGGAAAATCAATCCTTTGCTTTAGATATGAAGATACTTTGGATGACATTTTTAAAAGTAGTAAAAAGAAGTGATATAAGCTCTTCAAGTAGTGTTACTATGGAAAAGTTTACGGGAAGTAAGTGA
- a CDS encoding acetyltransferase: protein MNNVYGIYGASGFGKEVLPLVKEQFGVESKIVFVDDGNVPNKLLGCDILNFEQFVNHNGKKRVTIAIANSKIREKLTVKCLEKGIEIFDVKASNCVVLEDEKMGEGSILCPFVTLTSDITIGKSFQANIYSYVAHDCVIGDYVTFAPAVKCNGNVHVGDHAYIGTGAIIHQGKPNRPLRIGKGAVVAAGAVVTKSVPDGMTVFGNPAIEFTKENIKRRT, encoded by the coding sequence ATGAATAATGTTTATGGTATTTATGGGGCAAGTGGTTTTGGAAAAGAAGTTTTACCATTGGTCAAAGAACAGTTTGGAGTTGAATCTAAGATTGTTTTTGTAGATGATGGTAATGTTCCAAATAAACTCTTAGGATGTGATATTTTAAATTTTGAGCAGTTTGTAAATCATAATGGTAAAAAAAGAGTTACGATAGCTATAGCAAACAGTAAGATTAGAGAGAAACTTACTGTAAAGTGTCTTGAAAAAGGCATTGAAATTTTTGATGTAAAAGCTTCAAACTGTGTTGTGTTAGAAGATGAAAAAATGGGTGAAGGTTCTATACTTTGTCCTTTTGTTACACTCACTTCTGACATAACTATTGGTAAGAGTTTTCAAGCAAATATCTATAGCTATGTAGCCCATGATTGTGTAATAGGCGACTATGTTACTTTTGCACCAGCTGTAAAGTGTAATGGAAATGTTCATGTAGGTGACCATGCTTATATAGGAACAGGTGCTATTATCCACCAAGGAAAACCTAATCGACCTTTGAGAATAGGTAAAGGTGCAGTAGTAGCTGCAGGTGCTGTTGTGACAAAAAGTGTACCAGATGGTATGACTGTATTTGGTAACCCTGCTATTGAATTTACCAAAGAAAATATAAAGAGGAGAACATAA